CCACACACGAAGACATCCTGGCCGCACTGCGCTCTCTCGACTCCTTCGTGGACATCAGCGAGGACGACCTCATCCGGCTGGTGGAACTGCTGCGAAATCATCCCGGTAGGAATGGATGAAAAGACACAACAAATTCACAAGTGCCCGGTCGGCGGATGCCTGCGAAGCTTTTTTTCAAAGCCCCGAATGATCAGATGCTCGCTGCTGTTCACACTCAGTGCATCGATGGTGGCCCGCCCAATGGCTGTAATGCCCTTCAAGCGGAACGCCATCCATCGAAAATGCTGGTTCCAAGAATCTTCACGGGGATGAAACAACCGCACGCTGCGGCCGGTCTGGGGGTCCCTGGCTTGCACGCGTGCACCTTTCCGAAGCGAACAGTGAATACAGGCCAGTGCGAGATTCTCCATCAATGTCTCGCCACCAGCAGACTGCGGCAGCACATGATCCACATGAAAAGTCGCCGCCTGACCGATCTGCGAAAGCCCGCAGTACTCGCAGCGATTTTTTGCCCGCCGGGCCACACGCTTGCGCAGGCTCTCAGGGACGGCTATGCAGTCAATCCTTCAAAGTTTTGACCTGCGCACCCAGTTTCAGGATCGAAAGGGTCGTGGCCATTTGCACGAGGGCGTCCGCCTCCTTTTTTTCTCCCGACGTGAGCCGCCCTTTGCGGCCTTGCTCATCAAGCAGGAACTGCAGCCGTTCATCCAGCGCCTTGGGGAAACGCAGGTTGGCCAGCTTGCTGGGCATCGGCACAGTGAGTTGAACAGTTCGGCTCATAAGCTGGCTCATGGTAAGACATACACCCGACGAAGCAACGTTTTCATGCTTTCCCCCGCTTCGTCATCACCGTGATGATGAGGGTGAAGAAGCACATCACGACGGAAAACAGCGGGAACTGCAGCGCAGGCGGCAGGCTGTAAACCAGTGCCAGCGCAGGGATCCATACCAGCCAGTTGGTGATCAGCACCGTGGGGCAGGTACGCGTCCAGAATTCGCGGTCCAGCGTGGGCCGCGTGCGCGCCCAGGAGCCGCCCAGCTCCACCCAGCGCAGCGCGATGATGTAGGTGGGCACAAACCACACCGGACTCATCACAAACTGGTCCACCAGCACCTTCTTGAGCAGCGTGGCGGCATCATGCCCGCCACCAAAAAGCCAGGTCTGCAGATGGTAGAAGAGATCGATCTCCATGCCGCGATACCCCCAGAAGAGCATGAGCAGCAGCAGCCTCTTTCCACGGCCCTGCTGCTCCAGCGTGCCCATGAAAAACTGGATGGCCGTGGGCAGCAGCGCCGCAGCAAACATCGTGGAGGCGCACGAAAAGCCAAAGGACCACCGTGTCTTGAAAGCAGCCAGCGATTCCCAAAAGCCCGCCAGCGCCGGCACCTGGTAGTAGCTGACCACCAGCGCCACCGCGATGGTATTGAGCACAAGACACGGCGTGCGATTCTGACGAAACACTGCACCGATGGTGGAAAAAATACCGGGGGCGGAATCTGGCTGGGCGGACATGAATGAGAGTAAAAAGTGTACGGCGGAGAGGATGATTACGGCTCTTCTCCAAAGAACCTCTGCCGCAATTCAGCGCCCACGCCCTGCTCGGTCAGCTTCAGCAGCGCCTGGTTCAGCCGCTCGCGCAGCGGGCTGTCCTGCTGCAGCGCAAAGGCGTAGTTCTGCCGCTCAAAGATGGGTCCCACCATCTGCAGCTTGTCATCGTGCAGCTTGCCCGCCTCGTATTTGAGCACCGGCGCGTCATACACGACCGCATTCACCTCTTCTTTCTTCAGCGCCTCGATGCATGCCGCAGCATCGGCCGCAGTCACCACCTTGGCGCCTTTGATGTTGAGCCAGTTTTCTGCCGTGCTGCCCTTCACCGTGGCCACCTTGCGCCCGGGCAGATCGGCGGGGCCGTTGATGTCACCCTTGAGCGTGTTGATCGTCAGCGTGGTGGTGAAAGACGCCGTGAGCAATGACACCAGCACCGTGGCCGAGAGCATCCAAACGATGGCCACAATGCGCCCGCCCACACCCACCGGCCCTTTGTTGTCGGCACCGCCCACCAGCAGCGTGCTGATCGTCCACCAAAACGACTCCCAGATGCCCGACTTGTACTCCTTGGGCCACATGTCGCTGTTGATCCGATGCTCAAACTTCCACACGAGATGGGAGATGAGAAACATGGCCGCCATCAGCAGCAGAAACGCGCCGATAAGCTCCAGATTGAACAAGTTTTTGACGATGGCCAGGATGTTGTCGGCAAAGCTGCCGCTGGCGGAAGCGACCAGCACCTGCAGCCCCGACTCGTAAAACGGCTGCGAGAAATCGATGACCTCCTCGCGCTTTGAAGTCACGCTGATGGCCCCCACGCCCACATCCGCCGTTTTGTTCTTGAGCGCATCGATCACCTCCTGCGCGCTGCCCACCACCTGCACCTCGTAGTCCAGCTTCATCTCGCGTGCCAGCTGCTCCCACAGCTCCGCCGCATAGCCCGCACGCCGGCCGCCTTTATCAAACGAAAACGGCTCCAGGTTGCGTGTCACCACACGGATCTTTCCGCCGCTGGCTGCAGTCTCCACCGCCTGCGCTGCGGCAGAGGAGGCCAAGCTGAACAAACAAACCACCGGGAGGAGCAGGAGCCAGAGACGCATAAAGGGTGCCGCCACACTGCCGCGCCCTCCGCCCCCGTCAATACGATCCCCCCCGGCGCTGCTTTGCAGGCTTGCGACGGCGCTGCGTCTGCCCATTCATGCCGCATGACCCCTGAGCTGTACCAGCAGATCCTCGCCCACGGAGCCGCCGTGAATCTTTCCGCGCATGCCAAATTCCGCCTCACCGGAGCGGACCGCACCCGCTACCTCAATGGCCAGGTGACCAATGATGTGCGCCGTGCCAAGACAGACGCCGCCCTCTACGCCTGCGTGACGGATGCCAAAGGCCGCATCGCCGCAGACATCCACATTCATGCCCACGACGACACCCTGCTGCTGGATGCCGAGCCCGACCTACGCGAGCCCCTCGGCATGCGCCTGGAGCGCTACATCGTGGCCGATGATGTGGAGCTGACCGACGTCACCGATGACTGGCAGCTCTGGCATGTCTGGAGTGATGCGAGCACTCCTGCCCGCAATGAAGGCCTTCTTTCTCAAGAGGCCGCCCACACTCACGCCCTGCACACCAACCGCTACGGCGCACCCGGCCTGGACCTCTGGCTGCCAGCCTCCGCTGCCGCACCCACCTTTGACGCACTCCCTGTCCTGAGCGCGCACGATCTCGAAGCCTGGCGCATCCTGCAGCACATCCCGCGCTGGCCGCACGAGCTGAATGCCGAGACCTTCCCTCCTGAGGCCGGTCTGGAAAGCACGGCCATGGACTTCGCCAAAGGCTGCTACATCGGCCAGGAGGTGCTCTCCCGCATCAAGACCACCGGCAAGATGCCCCGCGAGCTGATCTCCTTTGAATCCGCCGCAGCAGTGCAGGCCGGAGACGAGCTCTGGCTCGAGAAAGCCGTGGGCACCGTCACCAGCGTCACCCAACATCCTGTCACAGGCCGCAGCATAGGTCTGGCAATGATCCGCCAGGGCACGGCCAAAGAGAGCCTGCGTGTCGGCAGCAGCAACGGTGCACTGTTGATGAGAAGCTGAACTTCCACCATTGAAACACCACTCTCTTTGAGAGTGGTGCGCAGGGAGGGGATCGAACCCTCGATTCGATACAAGGGGGTGTATTTAACCTTTTTGTTCCCATTTCACTAGGAGAGTAGATTTGCGGGAACATGGCTGGACATCCCGGGATGTTCCCACAATGTTCCCACATGGCCAGCGTCTTTACCCGTCCCGGTTCCCTTTTCTACTACGCCGCTTTTCGGCTGCCCACCAAGGATGCCAGTGGCAACAAGGTGTGGAAGCTAAAGAAGCAGGTCACAAAAATCGCTGTTCCAACGGGCCTTCGGGAGCAGGAGAAAGCCCAGCAGGAAGCGCTCAAGGTGGCATTGGAGTTTGAAAGGAACGCATTCACTGAAGCAGGAGCAGGCGAGAAAGGTTCTCAGCGCATCCTCGCAATCCTTCGTGAAGCTGGCGATCTTGCCGCACAGAAGCGCCTCACCGCAAACCTTGGACGTGATTTCATCCGCAGGCTGGTGGAGGCCAGCACCGGGGAGGCACTGCCCGCAGAAAAGACGATTTCAGGCTGGTTCAGTGAGTGGCTTAAGCAGAAGTCAGGCACCACCAAAGCCGCCACACAGGCGCGTTACAAGGCCAGCATGAAGGCCATTATTACTTACTTGGGCGAAGAGCAGGCAGCGCTCCCTCTCGACTCTCTCACCATCGGAAAACTGCGCGAGTTCCGCGACAAGCTCAAAGCCGAGGGACGCACGGCCAAGACCACCAACCACTACCTCAAAGACGTGAACAGCGCCCTCCTCGCCGCAGCCAAGGAAGGCCATATCCAGCGCTCTCCCGCTGAAAATCTGGAGCCACTGCCCGAGGAGGATTCCACCAGCCGAGAGCCGTTCACCTTTGCTGAAATTGCCAAACTTCTCGCCGCCGCACCTTCTGAGGACTGGCGGGGTGTAATTTTGCTAGGCACCTTTGGAGGAATGCGTCTGGGCGATGCCGCCCAGATCACACGTGGCTGCATCGACCTTCAAGACAGAGTCATTCGTTTCAAACCGCAGAAGACCGCACGCAAAAAGGAGGCCCGAAAAGCCGCGATCATCCTGCCCATGCACGCCGAACTTGTGCGTTATTTTCAAGGCATCGACCTCCCCGCCGATTTGACGGCACCCGTTTTCACTTCCCTCTCCCGTGTCAGTATTGCGGGCAACAACGGCCTTTCAGCGCGCTTTGTGCGCATCATGGAAGACGCTGGCATATCACGTGGCCAGACTCGCGACCATGTCGAAGGCAAGGCGGGCAGGTCTTCTCACGCCCGCTCCTTTCACAGCACCCGCCACACGTTCAACAGCAGCATGTTCAATGGCGGCGTCTCGCAGGAATTACGCATGAAGATCGTTGGTCATGCCGACGCCAAAACAAACGAAAGCTACACCCACGCCGAACTCTCCGCCCTGCGAAAGGCGGTGGATGCCGTTCCAGGGCTCAAGTTGAAGAAGGCCAAGGGGTAAATTGAGGGTCTGTCGATGTCCAAGAAAGTTTCTGCTTGCATTTTGACTGACTCCCCCTGACCCCCTTCTCTATCCTGATTGACGTGGAGAACGCATGAAGGGTCAGTTTTACATCTCGCCGCAAGGACTGTGAATAACGCCGGAGGCAAAAGATGCGCAAAACATCCATAGCCAGCCCGCTCTGATGCAAACTACAGCAGTGCCCTTCCTGGCAGCCTAGCAGCGTCACCGCCGCAGACCAATGGGCCATTGTGTCTGTTTGGGAAACGCTCATTCCCGCCCCTGGCCGTCACGTCGCGGTCAGGACACCCCGCATCCCCATTCCTTGCACCACCATGTCCACATCTCTTCAAATCGTTCAATCTGCCGAAGTTGCTTCATTGCCAGAGTTCGGCGACCACCGCACCTGCCGCGCCCTTTTTAATCTACCTCGCAGCACCCTCTACAACCTCGTCTCTGAGGGCAAAATCCGCTCGGTCAGTCTTCGCAAGCGAGGGAACAAAAGAGGCCGCCGACTCTTCGACTGTAGCAGCATCCGCGAATACCTCCGCTCACTTTCCTAACCTCTCCGCATCAAACAACAAACCCGCTTCCAGTGGCGGAATACTGGCTGCTGTTTTGCGGAGTTCAGATGCCGCAAAAGGTAGTCATTGAAGCGTCACTGGCAAGCGATAACCACGTCGCACCATGATTGCTACTCAAGCAATGCGTGAAGTCTATTTGCAGACGATTCCCCAACGCCCGTACTGCACGAACCACCTTGGCCGAAGGCTTCGGATTATTGATGCTGCGAGAGCGGCAGGTTTTGCCAACATCCAGCACAACATGCCTCTTGTCTGGCATTGGTTGGTATTCGACATCGACGGTGAAGATGCCTACACACGGGCGGAGACTCGCGGTTGCCCGCCACCCAACTTCATCGCTTTGAATCCGGCCAATGGGCATGGACATGCAGGCTACTTGTTGGAATCAGCCGTCACGGCTTTTGACACATCCAGCCGCCGCGCCATCAAATTCTTTGAGGACGTCGAGAGAGGCATGACCAACCGGCTGGGGGCAGATCACGCTTACCCAGGGTTCCTTTCCAAAAATCCGCTTTGCTCGCGCTGGGAGACAGACTGGCAGGCAGTGAGACCGTATCGCCTGGAAACGCTCAACGACTATCTCGACAAGACAGACAAACGAAAAAAGTTGGCTCGCGAAATGTCAGCCGTGGGGCGCAATGCCACCTTGTTCGAGCAGTTGAGCAAATGGGCGTACAGGCATTGGTTCAGAACGGCAAAGGAAGGCAGAACTCGGGACGAGTTTGAATGCATGCTTCATGAGCTGGCGGAGGCTATAAACGCCACTTTTCCAGTCCGCTTGTCACATGCCGAAATCAGTGGCGTGACTCAGTCAGTGGCCAGATGGGTTTGGAAAAAGTTCACCCTCGAAGGCTTTGCCAAAATTCAACGCGCCAGGGCATTGAAACGGTGGGCAGCGAGTCCCACGCTAACTGCAATGAGGCCTTGGATTGAGCAGGGCATCTCTCGCAGGACTTGGGAGCGGAGGAGGCAGCGGACTGTAAGCCCGTAAAACCGCTATTATCCTGATATGGCATTGCGACAGGGGACATAGTTGCAGAAGGACATGCGCGATAGCCTGCGCGGCGAAGAACACCATTATTCACAAATCAGGCCGGTTGGCGTGGCACCTGTCAGGCGGGAATAAATAGCTGGCAAAAACCACTGTCAGAGGTTGTGGAAAGGTTGACCGGCCAAGGTACTTGCCTTCAGATGGCTCCCGACGTTTAATCAGCGAAACCTCTACGCCCATTCCCCCGCGCATGCTCTGGACTGCTCCGACTGAAAAGAATCTAGCCACCGACACCTTGGAGAAAAAACTTTGGGATGCCGCCAATCAGCTCTGGGCGGGGGCCGGGCTGAAGCAGTCGGACTACTCCGAGCCCATTCTCGGCCTAATCTTCCTGCGCTTCGCGGAGGTGCGCTTCAATGCCCGGAGGGCAGTGTTGGAAAAGGCGGGCGCTTCCTCGCGGCGCGGTTCAAAGGCGGACGAGCCCACCGCCTACCATGCCGAGGGCGTGCTCTTTCTAGCACCAGGTGCCTGTTTTGCGGAGCTGCTCCAGCTCCCTGAGGGCGCGGACATTGGGAAAGCGCTGAACGAGGCCATGAAGACCATTGAGCGGGACAATCCGCAGATGGCCGGGGTGCTGCCCAAGGGCTACCAGGTCTTTGATTCCCGCCTGCTCAGCAACCTGCTCAAGACCCTTTCCACCATCCCCGCCGATCTGGAGGGAGACGCCTTCGGGAAGATCTATGAGTACTTCCTCGGCACCTTTGCCATGAGCGAGGGACAGAAGGGGGGCGAATTCTTCACCCCCACCAGCATCGTCCGCCTCATCGTAGAGATTTTGGAGCCCTTCCACGGGCGCATCCTCGATCCCGCCTGCGGCTCGGGTGGCATGTTTGTGCAGAGCGCCCGCTTCGTCTCCGCCCACCAAAAGAGCCCCAGCGCCGAACTCAGCATCCACGGCCAGGAGCGTGTGGATGGAAACGTCCGCCTCGCCCGCATGAACCTCGCCGTCCACGGCCTGGAGGGCGACATCAAGCACGGCAACACCTACTACGAAGACCTGCACTCCACGGTGGGGAGATTCGACTTCGTCTGTGCCAATCCTCCCTTCAATGTCAGCCAGGTGGACAAGGAACGCCTCACTTCAGAAGTCGGCAAGAACCGCCGCTACCCCTTCGGCCTGCCGCGTACGGACAACGCCAATTACCTCTGGATTCAGGACTTCTATTCCGCGCTCAACGACCAGGGCCGCGCCGGATTCGTCATGGCCAATTCCGCCTCCGATGCCCGCTCCTCTGAGCAGGACATCCGCCAGAAGCTCATCGAGTCCAGGGCCGTCGATGTCATGATCGCCGTTGGGCCGAACATGTTCTACACCGTCACCCTGCCCTGCACGCTGTGGTTCTTCGACAAAGGGAAGGTGCATACACCCCGTGCCGACACCGTCCTCTTCATCGACGCCCGCCACATCTACCGCCAGATCGACCGCGCCCACCGCGACTGGAACGAGGCTCAGATCAGCTTCCTCGCCAACCTCGTCCGCCTCTATCGCGGTGAAGCCCTCGATTTCACCCTCGGCGGCAGTGAAGCCGAGTCCAAGATCAAGGAGGTCTTTGGCTCGAAGCCGAAATTCACTGACGTGCTTGGCCTGTGCAAAGCCTCGTCTCTCAAGGACATCGAAGCGCAAGGCTGGAGTCTTAACCCTGGCCGCTACGTCGGCGTCGCCGCTGGGGAGGCAGTCAGTGATGAAGACTTCAAGACCCAGCTTGGCACCTGGAACGAAGAACTCGAAACCCTCAACGCCCAGGCCCGCGACCTGGAGCAAACCATCGCTGCCAACGTGGCGGAACTCTTGGATGTGTAGCGATGAAAGCTGAAGCAGCCAAATGGCGCAGGGTGCCTGTCGTGGAGTTGTGCGAGAAGCATGTGGATTGCGTAAACCGCACTGCGCCTGTGCTTAGTGAGCCAACGCCATTCAAGATGATCCGAACCACAAATGTGAGGAATGGGTACATCGACACAGAGAACGTCCGCTACGTCTCTGAAGCCACATATAAAAAGTGGACGCGGCGTCTAGTTCCCAAGCGTGGAGATGTGATCCTCACCCGTGAAGCCCCGCTAGGTGACGTCGGAAAGCTAAGGACTGACGATCATATCTTTCTTGGGCAACGGCTTTACCACTTCAGGCCCCATCCCGATAAGCTTGATGCCGATTTCCTGCTTTATGCGCTTATGGCACCCGATCTCCAAGGTCAGATCAAAGGCTTTGGGTCTGGATCGACCGTCGAGCATATGCGTCTTGGTGACATTCCGAACCTGGAAATCAACGTCCCCACGCTCTCCGTCCAGCGTCGCATCGCGGGCATCCTGTCGGCCTACGACGAGCTGATCGAGAACAGCCAGCGGCGCATCCGACTGCTGGAGAACATGGCCCGCGCCCTCTACCGCGAGTGGTTCGTCCACTTCCGCTTCCCCGGCCACGAATCCGTCCCCCGCATCCCCTCCGCCCTCGGCGACATCCCGCAGAGCTGGGAGGTGAAGAAACTCGGAGAAGTGGCGTCCATCACGATGGGGCTCTCACCGAAAAGCGACACCTACAATGAAGACGGAGACGGGACACCTCTGGTCAATGGTCCTGTGGAATTTGGAGAACGGTTTACGAAGCAGGTGAAATGGACAACTGCACCGACCAAGCTTTGTCACGAAGGCGATCTTGTCGTTTGTGTCAGAGGTTCAACGACTGGCAAATACGTCAAAAGTGATGGTACGTATTGCCTCGGGCGTGGGGTATGCGGAATGAGCGGCAAACACCAGGCTTACGTTGACCTTCTCTTTATTTCTGAATTGCCCCGGCTGCTTGGCCAAACAAGCGGATCGACCTTCCCAAGCTGGACCGGACCCCAGCTCCAGGCTCATCCGGTGCTCTCGCCGCCATCAAAAATTCTCCAGCGCTTCGAGGAGATAGTTAAGCCAATGAGTGCCACCATTGCAACATATGAGCGCCGCATCGAAAACCT
The sequence above is drawn from the Prosthecobacter vanneervenii genome and encodes:
- a CDS encoding HNH endonuclease — its product is MARRAKNRCEYCGLSQIGQAATFHVDHVLPQSAGGETLMENLALACIHCSLRKGARVQARDPQTGRSVRLFHPREDSWNQHFRWMAFRLKGITAIGRATIDALSVNSSEHLIIRGFEKKLRRHPPTGHL
- a CDS encoding Mpv17/PMP22 family protein gives rise to the protein MSAQPDSAPGIFSTIGAVFRQNRTPCLVLNTIAVALVVSYYQVPALAGFWESLAAFKTRWSFGFSCASTMFAAALLPTAIQFFMGTLEQQGRGKRLLLLMLFWGYRGMEIDLFYHLQTWLFGGGHDAATLLKKVLVDQFVMSPVWFVPTYIIALRWVELGGSWARTRPTLDREFWTRTCPTVLITNWLVWIPALALVYSLPPALQFPLFSVVMCFFTLIITVMTKRGKA
- a CDS encoding transporter substrate-binding domain-containing protein produces the protein MRLWLLLLPVVCLFSLASSAAAQAVETAASGGKIRVVTRNLEPFSFDKGGRRAGYAAELWEQLAREMKLDYEVQVVGSAQEVIDALKNKTADVGVGAISVTSKREEVIDFSQPFYESGLQVLVASASGSFADNILAIVKNLFNLELIGAFLLLMAAMFLISHLVWKFEHRINSDMWPKEYKSGIWESFWWTISTLLVGGADNKGPVGVGGRIVAIVWMLSATVLVSLLTASFTTTLTINTLKGDINGPADLPGRKVATVKGSTAENWLNIKGAKVVTAADAAACIEALKKEEVNAVVYDAPVLKYEAGKLHDDKLQMVGPIFERQNYAFALQQDSPLRERLNQALLKLTEQGVGAELRQRFFGEEP
- the ygfZ gene encoding CAF17-like 4Fe-4S cluster assembly/insertion protein YgfZ, translated to MTPELYQQILAHGAAVNLSAHAKFRLTGADRTRYLNGQVTNDVRRAKTDAALYACVTDAKGRIAADIHIHAHDDTLLLDAEPDLREPLGMRLERYIVADDVELTDVTDDWQLWHVWSDASTPARNEGLLSQEAAHTHALHTNRYGAPGLDLWLPASAAAPTFDALPVLSAHDLEAWRILQHIPRWPHELNAETFPPEAGLESTAMDFAKGCYIGQEVLSRIKTTGKMPRELISFESAAAVQAGDELWLEKAVGTVTSVTQHPVTGRSIGLAMIRQGTAKESLRVGSSNGALLMRS
- a CDS encoding tyrosine-type recombinase/integrase gives rise to the protein MASVFTRPGSLFYYAAFRLPTKDASGNKVWKLKKQVTKIAVPTGLREQEKAQQEALKVALEFERNAFTEAGAGEKGSQRILAILREAGDLAAQKRLTANLGRDFIRRLVEASTGEALPAEKTISGWFSEWLKQKSGTTKAATQARYKASMKAIITYLGEEQAALPLDSLTIGKLREFRDKLKAEGRTAKTTNHYLKDVNSALLAAAKEGHIQRSPAENLEPLPEEDSTSREPFTFAEIAKLLAAAPSEDWRGVILLGTFGGMRLGDAAQITRGCIDLQDRVIRFKPQKTARKKEARKAAIILPMHAELVRYFQGIDLPADLTAPVFTSLSRVSIAGNNGLSARFVRIMEDAGISRGQTRDHVEGKAGRSSHARSFHSTRHTFNSSMFNGGVSQELRMKIVGHADAKTNESYTHAELSALRKAVDAVPGLKLKKAKG
- a CDS encoding helix-turn-helix domain-containing protein; this encodes MSTSLQIVQSAEVASLPEFGDHRTCRALFNLPRSTLYNLVSEGKIRSVSLRKRGNKRGRRLFDCSSIREYLRSLS
- a CDS encoding replication initiation protein; translation: MIATQAMREVYLQTIPQRPYCTNHLGRRLRIIDAARAAGFANIQHNMPLVWHWLVFDIDGEDAYTRAETRGCPPPNFIALNPANGHGHAGYLLESAVTAFDTSSRRAIKFFEDVERGMTNRLGADHAYPGFLSKNPLCSRWETDWQAVRPYRLETLNDYLDKTDKRKKLAREMSAVGRNATLFEQLSKWAYRHWFRTAKEGRTRDEFECMLHELAEAINATFPVRLSHAEISGVTQSVARWVWKKFTLEGFAKIQRARALKRWAASPTLTAMRPWIEQGISRRTWERRRQRTVSP
- a CDS encoding type I restriction-modification system subunit M is translated as MLWTAPTEKNLATDTLEKKLWDAANQLWAGAGLKQSDYSEPILGLIFLRFAEVRFNARRAVLEKAGASSRRGSKADEPTAYHAEGVLFLAPGACFAELLQLPEGADIGKALNEAMKTIERDNPQMAGVLPKGYQVFDSRLLSNLLKTLSTIPADLEGDAFGKIYEYFLGTFAMSEGQKGGEFFTPTSIVRLIVEILEPFHGRILDPACGSGGMFVQSARFVSAHQKSPSAELSIHGQERVDGNVRLARMNLAVHGLEGDIKHGNTYYEDLHSTVGRFDFVCANPPFNVSQVDKERLTSEVGKNRRYPFGLPRTDNANYLWIQDFYSALNDQGRAGFVMANSASDARSSEQDIRQKLIESRAVDVMIAVGPNMFYTVTLPCTLWFFDKGKVHTPRADTVLFIDARHIYRQIDRAHRDWNEAQISFLANLVRLYRGEALDFTLGGSEAESKIKEVFGSKPKFTDVLGLCKASSLKDIEAQGWSLNPGRYVGVAAGEAVSDEDFKTQLGTWNEELETLNAQARDLEQTIAANVAELLDV
- a CDS encoding restriction endonuclease subunit S, which encodes MKAEAAKWRRVPVVELCEKHVDCVNRTAPVLSEPTPFKMIRTTNVRNGYIDTENVRYVSEATYKKWTRRLVPKRGDVILTREAPLGDVGKLRTDDHIFLGQRLYHFRPHPDKLDADFLLYALMAPDLQGQIKGFGSGSTVEHMRLGDIPNLEINVPTLSVQRRIAGILSAYDELIENSQRRIRLLENMARALYREWFVHFRFPGHESVPRIPSALGDIPQSWEVKKLGEVASITMGLSPKSDTYNEDGDGTPLVNGPVEFGERFTKQVKWTTAPTKLCHEGDLVVCVRGSTTGKYVKSDGTYCLGRGVCGMSGKHQAYVDLLFISELPRLLGQTSGSTFPSWTGPQLQAHPVLSPPSKILQRFEEIVKPMSATIATYERRIENLRRTRDLLLPRLLSRIECS